One window of the Mytilus galloprovincialis chromosome 14, xbMytGall1.hap1.1, whole genome shotgun sequence genome contains the following:
- the LOC143058128 gene encoding uncharacterized protein LOC143058128, whose translation MATKFKETFELFGEPVVSGNETFPVIVTGASSNHYHESLAMINTFKKKIALRYKGIKLIYYDLGLTRFQKRELKNFCSCEIRTFQFNEYPSFVRELRNFSWKTIIIYTVLKQYNFVMWADTSVKFTGTKEAYDVFFQQVKQVGILVRKNNQSETARTFYRTKEETFKYLNEQSCMFDFKILRAGFITIWKTSFTWKYIIQPWLACALTEHCMSHYDPGLIMYCDPKKEVLYHCHRFDQAVLSIILQRLFNVNYNIVTLNRLPRVHQIGRSQRCFIKDINPNNPVDLLRPL comes from the coding sequence ATGGCTACAAAATTCAAAGAGACGTTCGAATTGTTTGGAGAACCGGTTGTCAGTGGTAACGAGACTTTTCCTGTTATTGTTACAGGTGCCTCGTCCAATCATTACCACGAATCCCTTGCTATGATCAACACTTTCAAGAAGAAAATTGCATTACGATACAAAGGGATAAAGTTGATATATTATGATCTCGGTTTAACGAGATTTCAAAAACGGGAGCTAAAAAACTTTTGCAGTTGTGAAATTAGGACTTTTCAATTCAATGAATACCCTTCGTTTGTACGGGAACTGAGAAATTTTTCTTGGAAAACTATAATTATATACACAGTCTTAAAACAATACAATTTCGTAATGTGGGCCGATACATCGGTTAAATTTACAGGTACGAAGGAAGCTTATGACGTGTTTTTTCAACAAGTAAAACAAGTTGGCATTCTTGTAAGAAAGAATAACCAAAGTGAAACAGCTCGAACTTTTTACCGGACGAAAgaagaaacatttaaatatctaaatgaaCAATCATGTATGTTCGATTTCAAAATATTAAGGGCTGGATTCATAACAATTTGGAAAACATCATTTACGTGGAAATATATTATACAACCTTGGCTAGCATGTGCCTTGACAGAACATTGTATGTCTCATTACGACCCAGGGTTAATCATGTATTGTGATCCAAAGAAGGAAGTTTTATATCACTGTCACAGGTTCGACCAGGCGGTTTTAAGTATAATTCTGCAGAGACTGTTCAATGTCAATTATAATATAGTGACCTTGAACCGTCTACCAAGAGTTCACCAAATTGGTAGATCTCAACGTTGTTTCATTAAAGATATTAACCCAAATAATCCAGTCGATTTATTACGACCACTATGA
- the LOC143058251 gene encoding uncharacterized protein LOC143058251: MKPLKSVINICVGIALCIVLYYVLLNSFQRFRFIMFSETNQNTEFIESLDQSSDRFWTEYYQQIIKQNGIKPFTHSPITNGTCQGKFYSSMNDNMQTVLNYPVVNKMATKFKEMFELFGEPVVSGNETFPVIVTGASSNHYHESLAMINTFKQKISLRYKGIKLIYYDLGLTRFQKRELNNFCNCEIRTFHFNKYPSFVRELRNFSWKTIIIYTVLKEHNFVMWADTSVKFTGTKEAYDVFFQQVKQVGILVRKNNQSETARTFYRTKEETFKYLNEQSCMFDFKIFRAGFLTIWKTSFTWKYIIQPWLACALTEHCMSHYDPGLIMYCDPKKEVLYHCHRFDQAVLSIILQKLFNVNYDIVTLNRLPEVHQIDRSQRYFIKGSYSFKKIK; the protein is encoded by the coding sequence ATGAAGCCTTTAAAATCAGTTATAAATATATGTGTAGGAATTGCTTTGTGTATCGtattatattatgttttgttGAACAGTTTTCAAAGATTCCGATTTATAATGTTTTCTGAAACAAATCAAAATACCGAATTTATTGAAAGTTTGGACCAATCGAGTGATCGTTTTTGGACGGAATATTACCAACAGATAATCAAACAAAACGGAATCAAACCATTTACGCATTCGCCTATAACTAACGGAACTTGTCAAGGAAAATTTTACAGTAGTATGAATGATAATATGCAAACCGTTTTGAACTACCCGGTTGTAAACAAAATGGCTACAAAATTCAAAGAGATGTTCGAATTATTTGGAGAACCGGTTGTCAGTGGTAACGAGACTTTTCCTGTTATTGTTACAGGTGCTTCGTCCAATCATTACCACGAATCCCTTGCTATGATCAACACTTTCAAGCAGAAAATTTCATTACGATACAAAGGGATAAAGTTGATATATTATGATCTCGGTTTAACGAGATTTCAAAAACGGGAGTTAAACAACTTTTGCAATTGTGAAATAAGGACTTTTCATTTCAACAAATACCCTTCGTTCGTACGGGAATTGAGAAATTTTTCTTGGAAAACTATAATTATATACACAGTCTTAAAAGAACACAATTTCGTAATGTGGGCCGATACATCGGTTAAATTTACAGGTACGAAGGAAGCTTATGACGTGTTTTTTCAACAAGTAAAACAAGTTGGCATTCTTGTTAGAAAGAATAACCAAAGTGAAACAGCTCGAACTTTTTACCGGACGAAAgaagaaacatttaaatatctaaatgaaCAATCATGTATGTtcgatttcaaaatatttcgggcTGGATTCCTAACAATTTGGAAAACATCATTTACGTGGAAATATATTATACAACCTTGGCTAGCATGTGCCTTGACAGAACACTGTATGTCTCATTATGACCCAGGGTTAATCATGTATTGTGATCCCAAGAAGGAAGTTTTATATCACTGTCACAGGTTCGATCAGGCGGTTTTAAGTATAATTCTGCAGAAACTGTTCAATGTCAATTATGATATAGTTACCTTGAACCGTCTACCGGAAGTTCACCAAATTGATAGATCTCAACGTTATTTCATAAAAGGGAGctactcttttaaaaaaatcaaatga